One Camarhynchus parvulus chromosome 26, STF_HiC, whole genome shotgun sequence genomic window carries:
- the CSRP1 gene encoding cysteine and glycine-rich protein 1: MPNWGGGKKCGVCQKAVYFAEEVQCEGNSFHKSCFLCMVCKKNLDSTTVAVHGEEIYCKSCYGKKYGPKGYGYGQGAGTLSTDKGESLGIKYEEGQHHRPLNPNAARMAQKVGGADGCPRCGQAVYAAEKVIGAGKSWHKSCFRCAKCGKSLESTTLADKDGEIYCKGCYAKNFGPKGFGFGQGAGALIHSQ; encoded by the exons atgccaaactggggaggagggaagaagtgTGGGGTGTGCCAGAAGGCCGTGTACTTCGCTGAGGAGGTGCAGTGTGAAGGCAACAGCTTCCACAAGTCCTGCTTCTTGTGCA TGGTCTGTAAGAAGAACTTGGACAGCACCACTGTGGCCGTGCACGGTGAGGAGATCTACTGCAAGTCCTGCTACGGGAAGAAGTACGGCCCCAAGGGCTACGGCTacgggcagggagcagggacccTGAGCACGGACAAGGGAGAGTCCCTGGGAATCAAATATGAAGA GGGCCAGCACCACCGACCCCTGAACCCCAACGCAGCCAGGATGGCCCAGAAGGTGGGAGGAGCTGACGGGTGCCCCCGCTGCGGCCAGGCCGTGTACGCGGCCGAGAAGGTCATCGGAGCTGGGAAG TCCTGGCACAAGTCCTGCTTCCGCTGTGCCAAGTGTGGCAAAAGCTTGGAGTCCACCACCCTGGCAGACAAAGATGGGGAGATCTACTGCAAAG GTTGTTATGCCAAGAACTTCGGTCCCAAGGGCTTTGGCTTCGGGCAGGGCGCCGGGGCACTGATCCACTCCCAGtga